One Vallitalea pronyensis genomic region harbors:
- a CDS encoding FAD-dependent oxidoreductase: protein MRIKLKTITSDLTIAGAGMPGICAAIQAARSGLKVALINNRGFLGGNASPEIRIDICGADGACEFNFYARETGIIEEIRLENLYRNPQGNPYLWHTVLLDFVLKEENISLFLNTNIDEVHTTSDHLITSIEGSQSGSEKRFKFESPLFMDNTGDGTVGYLAGAEFRMGREGKDEFNERIAPDEPDDKTLLSTLSFYSVDTTRPAPFTRPNFAQDVPIEDALNYRQIPDRNPHSTRFEHYRMQWFYETGHEHHPVNGAEAIMHQHRQLVWGIWDHIKNSGQYDASRHDITYMSPIPGKRESRRFVGDYILNENDIVQQHAFDDTIGYGGWSIDLHAMEGFFSTDIMTNHYVLEGVYAIPYRSCFSVNVPNLLLAGRCMSTTHVAFGSTRVMATLGVLGQSLGIAASLMHTYHMTPRALSEERLHELKQELLHNDLCFFDNKNQDTSDLAKQATIQVSSTQATENMAMTHSKSLDEPIGLILPVASHLECLNLYVKAHEDTALVYEIWTPNKKENYSPKACIKQSSMHLTADDTFRWISLPADCATSAGKVMIKLIPNPKLSLGFNHEKMNGIITLIQKPLPEHTTFTSIETHHIRRSLWVKSQDTLCFQYDDPTNIYGPKSLINGYSRNYRLPNLWLSRPSKEAWINMTFDEPKVIRQMTLTFDSDLNFFYDNLEIHYDFNAIPELVKDYQVIASYEGSDQVIATVEGNYQRVNHLTFDGVTADTINIKMTATNGSTRFGVYEVNVY from the coding sequence ATGCGCATTAAGTTAAAGACCATTACAAGTGATTTAACCATTGCAGGGGCTGGAATGCCAGGTATTTGTGCTGCTATTCAAGCTGCAAGAAGTGGGCTAAAAGTTGCCCTCATTAATAACAGAGGGTTTCTAGGAGGTAATGCAAGTCCAGAAATACGTATTGATATTTGTGGTGCAGACGGTGCTTGTGAATTCAATTTTTATGCGAGAGAAACAGGTATTATTGAAGAAATCCGACTTGAAAACCTGTATAGGAACCCGCAAGGTAACCCTTACCTATGGCATACAGTGCTTCTTGATTTTGTTCTAAAAGAAGAAAATATTTCATTGTTCCTAAATACCAATATTGATGAAGTACATACAACATCTGATCACCTCATCACAAGTATTGAGGGTTCCCAAAGTGGTTCTGAAAAGAGGTTCAAATTCGAGAGCCCACTTTTCATGGATAACACCGGTGACGGTACAGTTGGTTATCTTGCAGGTGCTGAGTTTAGAATGGGCCGAGAAGGTAAGGATGAATTTAACGAGCGTATAGCTCCTGATGAACCTGACGACAAAACACTTCTGAGTACGTTATCCTTCTACTCCGTAGATACAACAAGGCCAGCTCCTTTTACCCGACCAAATTTTGCCCAGGATGTTCCCATTGAAGATGCATTAAACTACCGTCAAATTCCAGATAGAAACCCTCATTCTACACGTTTTGAACACTATCGTATGCAATGGTTCTATGAGACTGGGCATGAGCATCATCCAGTTAATGGCGCTGAAGCCATCATGCATCAACATCGTCAACTTGTATGGGGCATTTGGGATCATATTAAAAATAGTGGTCAATATGATGCATCCCGTCATGACATAACCTATATGAGTCCCATTCCAGGTAAACGTGAATCCAGAAGATTCGTTGGTGATTATATATTGAATGAAAATGATATTGTTCAGCAACATGCATTTGATGATACCATTGGCTATGGGGGATGGTCCATTGATTTGCATGCCATGGAAGGCTTCTTTTCAACGGATATAATGACCAACCATTACGTATTAGAAGGTGTCTATGCCATCCCTTACCGTTCATGTTTTTCTGTTAACGTGCCGAATTTACTTCTTGCTGGTCGCTGCATGTCCACCACCCATGTTGCTTTTGGTTCTACCAGAGTTATGGCTACCCTAGGCGTTCTAGGCCAGTCTTTAGGTATTGCCGCAAGCCTTATGCATACATATCATATGACACCAAGGGCACTTTCTGAAGAACGCCTCCATGAACTCAAACAAGAACTCTTACACAACGACCTATGTTTCTTTGATAATAAAAATCAAGACACATCTGACTTAGCAAAACAAGCAACTATTCAGGTTTCATCTACTCAAGCAACAGAAAACATGGCCATGACACATAGTAAGTCTCTAGATGAACCTATTGGCCTTATCCTTCCAGTAGCTTCTCACCTTGAATGCCTTAATCTGTATGTAAAGGCTCATGAGGATACGGCATTAGTTTATGAGATATGGACACCTAATAAAAAAGAAAACTATTCCCCTAAAGCATGTATAAAACAAAGTAGCATGCACCTAACCGCTGATGATACCTTTAGATGGATTTCCCTTCCTGCTGATTGCGCCACCTCAGCTGGTAAAGTCATGATTAAACTCATACCAAATCCCAAACTAAGCCTTGGTTTTAATCACGAGAAAATGAATGGTATCATCACGCTAATCCAAAAACCACTACCTGAACACACCACATTCACCAGCATCGAAACACACCACATAAGGCGTTCATTATGGGTAAAATCTCAAGATACACTTTGCTTTCAATACGATGATCCTACCAATATCTACGGTCCAAAATCACTCATTAACGGTTACAGTCGAAACTACCGCCTTCCTAATCTATGGTTATCACGTCCTAGTAAGGAGGCATGGATAAACATGACATTTGATGAACCAAAAGTCATACGCCAGATGACCTTAACTTTTGATTCAGACCTTAACTTCTTCTATGACAACCTAGAAATCCATTATGATTTTAATGCAATCCCAGAACTTGTTAAGGATTACCAAGTTATCGCATCTTATGAAGGCTCTGATCAAGTCATTGCAACTGTAGAAGGAAATTATCAACGGGTCAATCATCTAACATTTGATGGTGTGACAGCAGATACCATTAATATTAAAATGACTGCCACTAATGGCTCCACAAGATTTGGTGTGTATGAAGTAAACGTGTATTAA
- a CDS encoding TetR/AcrR family transcriptional regulator: MKTAKAFIFEYGIRGWNMDEFAKEVGITKRTLYKYMNSKESLIEAALVDYIKETQKELADQLNHTADFNSGIHIILHIFPELVTKMQSKIIKDIYKHYPSIEKTIFQKREEFSYEIIKFIQKGKTLGIVRTEIKDMAIVEAVQAFILYYAKNNPDTLSIKLRESIDLLLNGIIQGDKNNVNV, encoded by the coding sequence TTGAAGACAGCCAAGGCATTTATTTTTGAGTATGGCATCAGAGGTTGGAATATGGATGAATTCGCAAAGGAGGTTGGCATTACAAAGCGAACACTATACAAATACATGAACTCCAAAGAAAGCCTCATAGAAGCTGCTCTTGTTGACTACATCAAAGAAACCCAAAAAGAATTAGCTGATCAGTTAAATCATACAGCTGATTTTAACTCTGGTATCCATATAATACTCCACATATTCCCAGAGTTAGTAACAAAAATGCAATCAAAGATAATAAAAGATATCTATAAACACTATCCTTCTATTGAAAAAACGATATTTCAAAAACGTGAAGAGTTTTCCTATGAAATCATCAAATTTATCCAGAAAGGAAAAACGTTGGGGATTGTAAGAACTGAAATCAAGGACATGGCCATCGTTGAAGCGGTACAAGCGTTCATCCTATACTACGCCAAAAACAATCCTGATACATTATCCATAAAATTAAGAGAAAGCATTGATTTGTTATTAAACGGTATCATTCAAGGAGATAAAAATAATGTTAATGTATAA
- a CDS encoding helix-turn-helix transcriptional regulator produces the protein MKRVRIKSIYVRMILSMSILIMLPIIFSAVMGYHANDRIVEKVNKTNHILLSHFKKSTDDILDEMTRLRMKTINNNRLIQMIGFSYPLSSEERWSINNFVEELNQYTFGYDYLYEYYIYIESMESIVGARNFRSTEDFYIFDLKSDNYTYLSWLDLLKRRHNRYFVEDHKLIYITTLPIYSGRDLKGNVYQSIDTERVLAMSIVNDTELSGDFFVLSQNNAILYRSKYFDTTLDFKGFNFGDTNNMLYTNSDGKAYYIAFDESDVSRFKYVYAISKDELDLESKRFSLILLLGMLIYLLLGIVVGYLTIRGNYRPISKIINRLNKNKVSGVNEFEVIDESIKLLLSDYNDALNLISKQDQVYHKEYLKKRLSGSDNIHEPKSNTFLYDHFLVGIIIINEIDASIFNQQNNELVQFVIQNIWNECLLHMGTIHLVEYKQLLVGIVNYESLKGNEDYARIIDGLKQGLGYMDDELGLSLTLVLSEAHANKETISIAYEEAVEILDFKYILGEVDIIEYTSIKSRLKSNKTLGLDEVEIKLKKWLKKGDVQHAIKEVDLLFDQCFKTDTISPRQVRLFLMQLNGMLIRLFDYLNVHMEDEIFDKLNWFDDKLHHHSYLQVKNDVIDMIQLLGTINKDTTNEFIIGIHHYIKSKYMNPNLNISIIGDEFGMNPFYISKLYKEEFGEGILETIMNIRIHEAKKLLRDYNVETVARKVGYSNVRSFTRGFKKVTNTTPGKFKKDNQ, from the coding sequence ATGAAAAGAGTAAGGATAAAATCTATTTATGTCAGAATGATTCTATCAATGAGCATTCTCATTATGTTACCAATTATATTTAGTGCCGTTATGGGCTACCATGCAAATGATAGAATTGTAGAAAAAGTCAATAAAACAAATCATATCTTATTATCCCATTTTAAAAAAAGCACCGATGATATTTTGGATGAGATGACTCGCCTTAGAATGAAAACAATCAATAATAACCGTCTGATCCAAATGATAGGATTCTCATATCCCTTATCTTCAGAGGAAAGATGGTCTATTAATAATTTTGTAGAAGAGTTGAATCAGTATACTTTTGGTTATGATTATTTATATGAATACTACATTTATATTGAATCTATGGAATCAATCGTTGGTGCCAGAAATTTTAGGAGTACGGAAGATTTCTACATCTTTGATCTTAAGAGCGACAACTATACATATCTGAGTTGGTTAGATCTATTAAAAAGAAGACATAACCGCTATTTTGTTGAAGATCATAAACTTATTTATATAACAACCTTACCTATTTACTCTGGAAGAGACTTGAAAGGTAATGTTTATCAATCCATAGACACTGAAAGGGTATTAGCTATGAGCATCGTTAATGATACGGAACTTAGTGGGGATTTTTTTGTTCTATCGCAGAACAATGCTATTTTATATCGTTCAAAGTACTTTGACACAACGTTAGATTTCAAAGGATTTAATTTTGGAGATACAAATAATATGCTCTATACAAATAGTGACGGTAAGGCGTATTATATTGCATTTGATGAGTCGGATGTGTCTCGCTTTAAATATGTGTATGCTATTTCAAAAGATGAATTGGACTTAGAATCAAAACGTTTTAGCCTTATATTGTTATTAGGGATGCTGATATACTTATTATTAGGTATTGTGGTAGGGTATTTGACCATAAGAGGCAATTATAGACCTATTAGCAAAATCATTAATCGCCTAAATAAAAATAAAGTCTCTGGGGTAAATGAATTTGAAGTCATTGATGAATCCATAAAATTATTGCTTTCTGATTATAATGATGCATTGAACCTGATCTCTAAACAAGATCAAGTCTACCATAAAGAGTATCTGAAAAAACGATTAAGTGGAAGTGATAATATACATGAACCGAAGAGCAATACATTTTTGTATGATCATTTTTTGGTAGGTATTATCATTATTAATGAGATTGATGCGTCCATATTTAATCAGCAAAATAATGAGTTGGTTCAGTTTGTCATACAAAATATATGGAATGAATGCCTTCTTCATATGGGAACCATCCATCTCGTTGAGTATAAACAATTGCTGGTTGGCATCGTGAACTATGAGTCTCTAAAAGGCAATGAGGATTATGCAAGGATTATTGATGGGTTAAAACAAGGCTTAGGGTATATGGACGATGAATTAGGCTTATCATTAACCCTTGTACTCAGTGAAGCACATGCAAATAAGGAAACTATTTCCATAGCCTATGAAGAAGCTGTTGAAATACTTGATTTTAAATATATACTTGGAGAGGTTGATATCATCGAATATACCTCCATTAAAAGTCGTTTAAAATCCAATAAAACATTGGGGCTGGACGAAGTAGAGATTAAGTTAAAGAAATGGTTGAAAAAGGGTGATGTGCAACATGCCATAAAAGAAGTAGATTTACTTTTTGACCAATGCTTTAAAACAGATACAATTTCACCAAGACAGGTGCGATTGTTCTTAATGCAATTGAATGGTATGCTTATTCGGCTATTTGATTACTTAAATGTGCACATGGAGGATGAAATTTTTGATAAGCTGAATTGGTTTGACGATAAATTACATCACCATAGTTATTTACAGGTTAAAAATGACGTGATAGACATGATTCAATTATTAGGTACCATAAACAAGGATACAACCAACGAGTTTATTATAGGTATTCATCATTATATAAAAAGTAAATATATGAACCCTAACCTTAATATTTCAATTATAGGTGATGAATTTGGAATGAATCCATTTTATATTTCAAAATTATACAAAGAAGAATTCGGCGAAGGTATTCTTGAAACCATTATGAACATTAGAATCCATGAAGCAAAAAAATTGCTTAGGGATTATAACGTTGAAACCGTTGCTAGAAAAGTAGGTTATAGCAATGTACGCAGTTTTACTAGAGGGTTTAAAAAAGTAACTAACACCACACCAGGAAAGTTTAAAAAAGATAATCAGTAA
- a CDS encoding carbohydrate ABC transporter permease, producing MKLSRGEKIFQVFNYILLTLVAIATLYPVIYVLSASISAGDAVTSGRVVLFPIDITFDAYQAVFNEESIWLGYRNTIFYTLVGTLVNLLVTIAGAYPLSKKDLPGRKYINIFVIITMWLNAGIIPFYLNLRELNLLDLRITIIIAFACSTFNLILLRTFFQSIPKSLEEAAKVDGASDFYVLVRLFLPLSKPAIATIGLFYAISRWNGYFWAMIIFRDSSKVPLQVILKKMIVEMTYLTENMDLGVNMSLESFIYTTIMVSIIPMMIIYPFIQKYFTKGMMVGAIKG from the coding sequence ATGAAATTATCAAGAGGCGAAAAAATATTTCAAGTGTTCAACTATATCTTGCTAACCTTGGTTGCAATAGCAACCTTATATCCTGTTATTTATGTTCTATCAGCATCCATAAGTGCAGGTGATGCGGTAACTTCGGGTAGAGTAGTATTATTTCCCATTGATATTACCTTTGATGCTTATCAAGCAGTTTTTAATGAGGAATCCATTTGGTTAGGGTATAGAAATACCATTTTTTATACCTTAGTAGGTACGTTGGTTAATCTTTTAGTGACCATTGCAGGTGCCTATCCATTATCCAAAAAAGATTTACCTGGGAGAAAATATATCAATATTTTTGTGATTATCACCATGTGGCTAAATGCAGGTATTATCCCCTTTTATCTGAATCTAAGAGAATTGAATTTACTGGATTTAAGAATAACAATTATTATAGCTTTTGCTTGTTCCACCTTTAATCTTATTTTGCTTCGCACATTTTTTCAAAGTATTCCAAAGTCACTGGAGGAAGCAGCAAAAGTTGATGGAGCTAGTGATTTTTATGTTTTGGTGAGACTATTCTTACCTTTATCAAAACCAGCAATAGCAACAATCGGCTTGTTTTATGCCATAAGCCGCTGGAATGGCTATTTTTGGGCCATGATTATCTTTAGAGATTCTTCAAAGGTTCCCTTGCAAGTTATCTTAAAGAAAATGATTGTGGAGATGACCTATTTAACGGAAAATATGGATCTGGGTGTAAACATGTCTTTGGAAAGCTTTATATATACAACAATCATGGTATCAATTATCCCCATGATGATTATCTATCCATTCATTCAGAAATATTTTACCAAAGGAATGATGGTAGGTGCAATCAAAGGGTAA
- a CDS encoding helix-turn-helix domain-containing protein, with the protein MKHVILLLYIMSFVPGIGVISLGIFLHLKDKKPILKYLLYVDSFLLAFAVVDNFNYYFAINLTIYPELLITIIMIGLLVIGLGFVYYLTKFTYELIHLTFVKYKKITYFTFSVTILLISVLLVYTLYTQNIIEGDIAIHIGFFISNIFIALGVSYNAIVLFSNKDKIDIRFKTQINRMYSVAAIIIPVSIFMNIMDFFVNFRYAIPLSPIAFFLINLVGMSALRQLFIKKELVGDDYGRDNDHNNEQEQAITHILSQYPITERESEIISLINEGLTNQKIGEILFISPNTVKNHIYSIYRKMGIKNRYELMRLLSQNKSL; encoded by the coding sequence ATGAAACACGTTATATTATTGCTATATATCATGTCTTTTGTCCCTGGCATAGGGGTCATTTCATTAGGCATTTTTTTGCATTTAAAGGATAAGAAACCTATTTTAAAGTATTTGCTCTATGTAGATTCTTTTTTATTAGCTTTTGCTGTGGTTGATAATTTTAATTATTACTTTGCTATTAATTTAACCATATATCCAGAGTTATTAATAACGATTATCATGATTGGCTTATTAGTTATAGGCTTAGGCTTTGTTTATTACTTAACAAAATTTACATATGAACTTATTCACTTAACCTTTGTAAAATATAAAAAAATTACCTATTTTACATTTTCTGTTACCATCCTATTAATTAGTGTTCTATTGGTATATACGTTATATACACAAAATATAATTGAAGGCGATATTGCCATTCACATTGGTTTTTTTATATCCAATATATTTATAGCCTTAGGGGTATCCTACAATGCTATTGTCTTGTTTAGCAATAAGGACAAAATTGATATACGATTTAAAACTCAAATAAACAGGATGTATAGCGTAGCAGCCATTATTATACCGGTATCTATTTTTATGAATATAATGGATTTTTTTGTTAACTTTAGATATGCCATACCTCTATCACCGATTGCTTTTTTTCTTATTAATCTTGTTGGTATGAGTGCACTTAGACAATTATTCATTAAAAAAGAACTAGTAGGGGATGATTATGGACGAGACAATGATCATAATAATGAGCAGGAACAGGCCATCACACATATTTTAAGTCAATACCCTATTACAGAAAGAGAATCAGAAATAATTAGTCTGATTAATGAAGGCTTAACTAACCAGAAGATCGGAGAAATATTGTTTATTTCACCAAATACAGTTAAGAATCATATCTATAGTATCTATAGAAAAATGGGTATAAAAAATAGATATGAGCTTATGCGTTTATTATCTCAAAATAAATCGTTATAA
- a CDS encoding TetR/AcrR family transcriptional regulator has translation MTLSKEEKKQLKSERIKRVFATTAKEIIEGQGVFEVSVRKVAEQSGYSLGTIYNHFENLDELLWLTRTLMIEDINHYFLDSRLVIQNDNDLKLLFRKFMDYFINKPNVYYFFYCHPLNKEHKKDESDILKNPQVKMQFAQTFSYLIEQKTYTEDDIMKISWTIIYAIYGLLTLYISGNDTLTKEQVYEHLDNTIDLLLN, from the coding sequence ATGACATTAAGCAAAGAAGAAAAAAAGCAGCTTAAATCAGAGCGAATAAAAAGGGTTTTTGCAACAACAGCAAAAGAAATCATTGAAGGACAGGGTGTGTTTGAGGTGTCCGTTAGGAAAGTAGCAGAACAGTCAGGTTATTCCCTTGGTACGATTTATAATCATTTTGAAAATCTTGATGAATTGCTATGGTTAACGCGTACTTTAATGATAGAAGATATTAACCATTACTTTTTAGATTCCAGGTTAGTTATTCAGAATGATAATGATCTGAAACTGCTGTTTAGAAAATTTATGGATTATTTCATCAATAAACCCAATGTCTATTACTTTTTTTATTGCCATCCACTGAACAAAGAACATAAAAAAGATGAATCCGACATATTAAAAAATCCCCAGGTGAAGATGCAATTTGCACAGACTTTTTCTTATCTTATAGAGCAGAAAACCTATACGGAAGACGACATTATGAAAATTTCATGGACTATTATTTATGCTATATATGGTCTGTTGACACTATATATCAGTGGTAATGATACATTAACCAAAGAACAAGTTTATGAACATTTAGACAATACCATTGATTTACTTTTGAACTAA
- a CDS encoding helix-turn-helix domain-containing protein, translated as MNEIMIERHHLPQVLTVGKFNVEEPWIHRVRHLNINTMLVIVEGKLLICEDGMDYEVPKNHIFFFKAGCKQWGKRTIKPPAKWYWVSFLPIAMPLEGQVIKMPKIVAFDCPHAIFSHMETMEQIYLNHDAFYKEQLNGMLYELFFKWLLSSQRMQEESSSESISDKVMLILKREIRNQFSTELIANQLGMNYSYIGRKFKSETGKTILEAYQELKIRSAIDLLTFETLNISEVSDILGYPNPYYFSRVFKNVTGLSPRDYLKQMYQPTVNQEDKG; from the coding sequence ATGAATGAAATCATGATTGAGAGGCATCATTTACCCCAAGTATTAACGGTGGGTAAATTTAATGTGGAAGAACCATGGATACATCGGGTAAGGCATTTAAATATTAATACCATGTTGGTTATAGTTGAAGGTAAGCTTTTAATATGTGAGGATGGTATGGATTATGAAGTGCCAAAGAATCATATATTTTTCTTTAAAGCCGGTTGTAAGCAGTGGGGGAAAAGAACCATAAAACCTCCAGCAAAGTGGTATTGGGTTTCCTTTTTACCCATTGCTATGCCATTAGAAGGGCAAGTGATAAAAATGCCTAAAATAGTTGCTTTCGATTGCCCTCATGCCATTTTTTCACATATGGAAACCATGGAGCAAATTTATTTAAACCATGATGCTTTTTATAAGGAACAATTGAATGGCATGCTTTATGAGCTTTTCTTCAAATGGCTATTAAGTAGCCAAAGAATGCAGGAAGAATCATCATCAGAAAGTATCTCAGATAAAGTCATGCTTATCCTAAAGAGAGAAATTAGAAATCAGTTTTCCACAGAGCTTATTGCCAATCAATTAGGCATGAATTATAGCTACATAGGCAGAAAGTTCAAAAGTGAAACGGGAAAAACCATTTTGGAAGCCTACCAAGAACTGAAAATCAGAAGTGCCATTGATCTATTAACGTTTGAAACCCTAAATATTTCAGAAGTTAGTGATATCTTGGGCTATCCCAATCCCTATTATTTTAGCCGTGTGTTCAAAAATGTAACAGGGCTATCACCAAGAGACTATTTAAAGCAGATGTATCAACCAACAGTCAATCAAGAGGATAAGGGGTAA
- a CDS encoding ABC transporter permease — protein MSISIKKNNFKKSILKRWQLYVMLVPVILFYIFFVYRPLWGLQIAFKDYSVFKGLQGSEWAGLKHFELLFSNGEFPRKIWNTLIINVYGLIIGFPIPILLALLLNEVKHKLFKKTVQTITYLPHFISIVVIAGMVTNFLSPSTGIVNTIIAWLGFEKIYFLIDPKYFRGIFTGMNIWKNAGFGAIVYIAALSGIDQELYEAAKIDGASRLKQTLHVTLPGILPTITIMLILRIGAMLNVGFESIILLYQPATYSTADVISTYVYRLGLEEARYDFATAVGLFNSVVSLVLVSIANFTSKKLSDTSLW, from the coding sequence ATGTCAATATCCATTAAGAAAAATAACTTTAAAAAATCAATATTGAAAAGGTGGCAATTATACGTCATGCTCGTTCCCGTTATCTTGTTCTATATCTTTTTTGTCTATAGACCTTTATGGGGATTGCAGATTGCGTTTAAGGATTACAGTGTCTTCAAAGGCTTACAAGGAAGTGAATGGGCTGGTTTAAAACATTTCGAATTATTATTTTCTAATGGGGAGTTTCCCAGAAAAATTTGGAATACGTTGATTATTAATGTCTATGGTCTCATTATTGGATTCCCTATTCCTATTCTTTTAGCGCTGCTTCTCAATGAAGTAAAGCATAAATTATTTAAGAAAACGGTCCAGACGATTACCTATCTGCCTCATTTCATATCCATTGTTGTTATTGCAGGTATGGTGACTAACTTTTTGTCCCCAAGTACAGGTATTGTCAATACGATTATAGCGTGGTTAGGATTCGAAAAAATCTACTTTTTAATTGATCCTAAATATTTTAGAGGGATTTTTACGGGGATGAATATTTGGAAAAACGCTGGATTTGGAGCCATTGTTTATATTGCCGCCTTATCAGGGATAGATCAAGAACTATATGAGGCGGCTAAAATTGACGGAGCAAGTCGTCTTAAACAGACACTGCATGTGACACTTCCTGGTATTCTACCAACCATTACCATCATGTTAATCCTTAGAATTGGAGCCATGTTAAATGTAGGATTTGAATCCATTATACTCTTATACCAACCTGCAACGTACAGTACAGCGGATGTGATATCAACTTATGTGTATCGATTAGGTCTTGAAGAAGCAAGATATGACTTTGCAACAGCTGTAGGGTTGTTTAATTCAGTTGTTTCACTTGTGTTAGTCTCTATTGCCAATTTTACAAGTAAAAAATTGTCCGATACATCGTTGTGGTAA
- a CDS encoding acyltransferase family protein — protein MTKRNRYLYVDNLRLAMIMLVVMVHLAVTYSGIGGWYYYEARDLNNVSQLIFLFFGSFTQSYFMGFLFLLAGYFVPYAYNKKGFVNFIKGRLFRLGLPTLLYMLIIHPLTISIITEKFKMNDYVNYVLTLDFVGGSGPLWFALALLIFSMIYAFTRIIMDNLRRNSGIKAEKKIPHTKQIVSLIVIISIGAFLIRLIQPIDTSILNMQLCYFAQYIVLFLIGIKAYRYNWFEKIQYLKGIKWLKAAMTIGVVFWIGVLVLGGALRGELDVFKGGLHWQSLAYAIWESFTGVSMSIGLIALFKEKFNLQNRLLSVLSDNAFAVYVFHAPIIVFITFSLRGIYIEPLLKFVLTSLICLPTCFLVAFILKKMPMLNKII, from the coding sequence ATGACAAAAAGAAATAGATATCTTTATGTGGATAATTTAAGATTGGCTATGATTATGTTAGTTGTTATGGTACATCTTGCAGTAACCTATAGTGGTATTGGAGGATGGTACTATTATGAGGCAAGAGATTTGAACAACGTATCACAATTGATTTTCCTTTTTTTTGGAAGTTTTACGCAAAGTTATTTTATGGGTTTTTTATTTCTTCTAGCTGGTTACTTTGTACCATATGCCTATAATAAAAAAGGGTTTGTGAATTTTATTAAAGGAAGGTTATTTAGGTTGGGTCTACCAACATTACTGTACATGCTAATTATTCATCCTTTAACCATTAGTATTATTACAGAAAAATTCAAGATGAATGATTATGTTAATTATGTGCTGACGTTGGATTTTGTTGGTGGCTCGGGACCACTTTGGTTTGCTTTGGCACTCTTAATATTTTCGATGATATATGCCTTTACTAGGATTATAATGGATAATTTGAGAAGAAATAGCGGTATAAAAGCAGAGAAAAAAATACCTCATACAAAACAAATTGTGAGTCTAATAGTTATTATATCAATAGGTGCTTTTCTAATCAGACTTATTCAGCCCATTGATACAAGTATACTTAATATGCAATTATGTTATTTTGCACAATATATTGTCCTTTTTCTTATAGGTATAAAGGCGTATCGATACAATTGGTTTGAGAAAATTCAGTACTTAAAGGGAATCAAATGGCTAAAAGCAGCTATGACCATTGGCGTTGTCTTTTGGATTGGGGTTCTTGTTCTTGGAGGTGCTTTGCGTGGAGAACTTGATGTTTTCAAGGGAGGGCTTCATTGGCAAAGTCTTGCTTATGCTATTTGGGAATCATTTACAGGGGTTAGCATGTCAATTGGGTTGATTGCATTGTTTAAAGAGAAATTCAATCTCCAAAATAGGTTACTAAGCGTTTTATCAGATAACGCTTTCGCAGTGTATGTTTTTCATGCACCCATAATCGTATTCATTACTTTTAGTTTGAGGGGGATATACATAGAGCCATTATTAAAATTTGTATTAACAAGTTTAATATGTCTCCCTACCTGCTTTTTAGTAGCATTTATCCTTAAGAAGATGCCTATGCTTAATAAAATTATTTAA